A region from the Solibacillus sp. FSL H8-0523 genome encodes:
- a CDS encoding ATP-binding protein yields METTQPRIKTTKSLFFMLLIALMTALFGEIKIMPFEDVPFRFGLGSIIFFFALLIRPLPIVWTGILTGVFVVIERSLLDTLFYNDSFVPQLIEHLPAGVFYLTYALCFKLIRLEDLKKQPLLLGLCGTAFEIISNTNEHVTTELLLSAEQETFSSFLIFIVVGLLRSFFVVGVYSIITLTEQKKQLQQLMAIHSELYVEAMYLQKSMNQVEQLTANSYQLYKKIKPLDTLLSKEALTIAQEMHEIKKDHERIYAGLSKITNTEYKTTFYLSDLLSFIVEANENYALHLKKDIAFTLICPEDFKTKEHIALLAILNNLMANAVEAISTRGFITLSVSIQQNKTTFIIEDNGVGIEPALLPIIFDVGYTSKFNNLGQASTGIGLSHTKSIIDNLQGTITVSSDTTTCFVVHIPTRNLRKEL; encoded by the coding sequence TTGGAAACAACACAACCGCGCATAAAAACTACGAAATCACTCTTTTTTATGCTGCTTATCGCCTTAATGACCGCGCTTTTTGGCGAAATTAAAATCATGCCGTTTGAAGATGTCCCGTTTCGCTTCGGATTAGGTAGCATCATCTTCTTCTTTGCTTTATTAATCCGTCCATTACCTATTGTTTGGACTGGCATATTAACAGGTGTATTCGTAGTCATTGAACGTTCGCTATTAGATACCCTATTCTATAATGATTCATTTGTTCCTCAATTAATCGAACATCTTCCAGCGGGTGTGTTTTATTTAACCTATGCACTGTGCTTTAAACTCATTCGATTAGAGGATCTCAAAAAGCAGCCGCTACTACTCGGGTTATGTGGGACCGCTTTTGAGATTATTTCAAATACAAACGAGCATGTCACAACGGAACTCCTTCTATCCGCCGAGCAGGAAACGTTTTCTTCCTTTTTAATTTTTATTGTGGTTGGCTTGCTACGTAGCTTCTTTGTTGTTGGTGTATATAGCATCATTACACTCACTGAACAAAAAAAACAGCTGCAACAACTGATGGCAATTCATTCGGAGCTCTATGTCGAAGCGATGTATCTTCAAAAATCAATGAACCAAGTCGAACAGCTAACCGCGAATAGCTACCAACTGTACAAAAAAATAAAACCGCTTGATACACTACTTAGTAAAGAGGCACTGACAATTGCACAGGAAATGCATGAAATCAAAAAAGACCATGAACGCATTTATGCTGGACTCTCTAAAATTACGAATACCGAATATAAAACAACTTTTTATTTGTCGGATTTACTTAGCTTTATCGTTGAGGCGAATGAAAACTATGCGCTGCACTTAAAAAAGGACATTGCATTTACTCTGATTTGCCCTGAAGACTTTAAAACAAAGGAGCATATTGCGCTACTTGCGATACTTAATAATTTAATGGCGAATGCCGTCGAAGCGATTTCAACACGGGGATTCATTACACTGAGTGTATCAATTCAACAAAATAAGACAACCTTCATTATAGAAGATAACGGTGTCGGAATTGAACCAGCCCTGCTTCCGATTATTTTCGATGTTGGCTATACATCAAAATTCAATAATTTAGGCCAAGCTTCTACGGGGATTGGCTTATCCCATACAAAATCAATAATTGATAACTTACAGGGAACAATTACCGTATCAAGTGATACGACAACGTGCTTTGTCGTCCATATTCCTACGAGGAACTTACGAAAGGAGCTTTAA
- the dnaX gene encoding DNA polymerase III subunit gamma/tau, with protein sequence MTYQAFYRVYRPQSFREMSGQTHVKRTLQNALLASKTTHAYLFSGPRGTGKTSTAKIFAKALNCENAPAKEPCNECTTCLSITEGSHTDVIEFDAASNSRVEEMRDIIEKVRFAPADARFKVYIIDEVHMLSTSAFNALLKTLEEPPEHAVFILATTEPHKLPATIISRCQRFDFKRLSSIDIVERMKVVLEDISMGYDEQALKAIAQASAGGMRDALSLLDQVVSFSNESVQLEDVLLVTGSVSQDAFYDIAISLQQKGVAQVLSRVEGLISDGKEPLRLAEDFITFFRDLLLLKTDGTLEDLLEFISPEEKFLQLAQDFDADTLYGFIDILAKTQQEMRFSHHTKIYLETALLKMAQYKASPSAGVAMDPALEGKVASLENRLGQLSQQLQNGGGVTQVKEQPRQRVRPQGNQYNAPTGRIQEVLKTATKTDLQKIKSTWALGLSSLQKSQSALLADAEPVAANASAFVVKFKYDIHCQMVADNNALVASFTGRIASEAGVQYELLCIPEKAWGTLRENFIRENGLDHKNPTQNAPADGLVEEPAFLDEAQVLAMQDPLVVEAEKRFGKDFVDVVEE encoded by the coding sequence TTGACATATCAAGCGTTTTATCGTGTTTATCGTCCACAGTCATTTCGTGAAATGTCGGGGCAAACACATGTAAAGAGAACCCTTCAAAATGCCCTCCTTGCTAGCAAAACTACGCATGCTTATTTATTCTCTGGCCCACGCGGTACCGGGAAAACGAGTACAGCGAAAATTTTTGCTAAAGCACTAAACTGCGAAAATGCCCCAGCGAAAGAACCGTGTAATGAATGCACGACATGCTTAAGCATTACTGAGGGCTCACATACAGATGTTATCGAATTTGACGCGGCATCAAATTCACGTGTAGAAGAAATGCGTGATATTATTGAAAAAGTTCGCTTCGCACCAGCTGATGCACGCTTTAAAGTGTATATTATCGATGAGGTGCATATGCTTTCTACAAGCGCCTTTAACGCGCTATTAAAAACGTTAGAGGAGCCACCTGAGCACGCGGTGTTCATTTTAGCAACAACCGAGCCACATAAGCTCCCAGCAACGATTATTTCGCGCTGCCAACGTTTTGATTTTAAACGACTTTCTTCTATAGATATTGTCGAACGTATGAAGGTCGTTTTAGAAGATATTAGCATGGGTTATGACGAGCAAGCATTAAAAGCGATCGCGCAAGCTTCCGCAGGCGGTATGCGTGATGCGTTAAGCTTACTTGATCAAGTTGTATCATTTAGTAACGAATCGGTGCAACTAGAAGATGTCCTACTTGTTACAGGCTCAGTCAGTCAAGATGCCTTTTATGACATTGCTATCTCACTTCAGCAAAAGGGAGTGGCACAAGTATTAAGTCGTGTAGAGGGATTGATTTCGGATGGGAAGGAACCCCTGCGCTTAGCGGAGGATTTTATTACATTTTTCCGTGACTTACTCCTATTAAAAACGGATGGTACGTTAGAGGACTTATTAGAGTTTATTTCACCAGAAGAAAAGTTTTTACAGTTAGCGCAAGACTTTGATGCCGATACATTATACGGATTTATCGATATTTTGGCGAAAACGCAACAAGAAATGCGCTTTTCACATCACACGAAAATTTATTTAGAAACCGCGTTATTAAAAATGGCGCAGTATAAAGCGAGCCCAAGCGCGGGTGTAGCAATGGATCCTGCATTAGAAGGAAAAGTCGCTTCACTTGAAAACCGTCTAGGCCAGCTTTCGCAACAACTTCAAAATGGCGGTGGTGTCACACAAGTAAAAGAACAGCCTCGCCAGCGCGTACGTCCACAAGGCAATCAATACAATGCACCAACTGGTCGTATTCAAGAAGTATTAAAAACCGCAACAAAAACGGATTTACAAAAAATCAAATCAACTTGGGCGCTTGGCTTATCAAGCTTACAAAAGTCACAATCTGCGTTACTTGCAGATGCAGAACCTGTAGCGGCAAATGCGAGTGCTTTTGTGGTAAAATTCAAGTATGATATACATTGTCAAATGGTAGCAGATAACAATGCGCTTGTCGCGTCATTTACAGGGCGTATCGCTTCAGAAGCAGGTGTGCAGTATGAACTGCTCTGCATTCCAGAAAAAGCGTGGGGAACCTTGCGTGAAAACTTCATTCGCGAAAACGGCCTAGATCATAAAAATCCAACACAAAATGCTCCGGCAGATGGATTAGTAGAAGAGCCTGCATTTTTGGATGAAGCACAAGTTTTAGCGATGCAAGATCCACTCGTGGTAGAGGCTGAAAAGCGATTTGGAAAAGACTTTGTTGATGTTGTCGAAGAATAA
- a CDS encoding response regulator, which produces MRYFIVDDDRASRVMLSAIINDCELGTVIGEAKDGIDAIPQILMMQPEFVLIDLLMPNLDGIETIERLQKSGFEGHFIMISQVVNKEMVAEGYSKGIEFFIHKPINKIEVQMVLQRTTEQYRLKNSLQAIRQSLSNFEVPEIKHTKKTTRDHIQTILNDMGIIAEIGSEDIIKITEQLLIEKHKIAPLPPLKEVYERVAMLTKTTPDDIAKEIKAIEQRVRRTILAAMINLANLGIVDYTNAEFEYYTPRYFDLTDIRYLMQQIENNEQRKAKVNIKKFIQVLYSEIISKVN; this is translated from the coding sequence ATGCGTTATTTTATCGTAGATGATGATCGTGCTAGCCGTGTGATGCTTAGTGCGATTATTAACGACTGCGAGCTTGGCACAGTGATTGGCGAAGCAAAGGACGGTATAGATGCCATCCCGCAAATCTTAATGATGCAGCCTGAATTTGTGCTCATCGATTTACTAATGCCAAACTTAGACGGTATAGAAACAATTGAACGCTTACAAAAGAGTGGCTTTGAGGGGCACTTTATTATGATTTCACAGGTCGTCAATAAAGAAATGGTGGCGGAAGGCTATTCAAAAGGCATTGAATTTTTCATTCATAAGCCAATTAATAAAATTGAGGTGCAAATGGTCTTGCAGCGTACCACAGAACAATATCGTTTAAAAAATTCATTACAAGCGATTCGCCAATCACTGAGTAATTTCGAGGTTCCTGAAATTAAACATACAAAAAAGACGACGCGTGATCATATTCAAACGATTTTAAATGATATGGGTATTATTGCAGAGATTGGCAGTGAAGATATTATTAAAATTACGGAGCAACTATTAATTGAAAAGCATAAAATCGCCCCACTACCTCCTTTAAAAGAGGTATACGAGCGCGTGGCGATGTTAACAAAAACAACACCTGATGATATTGCAAAGGAAATTAAAGCAATCGAGCAACGTGTACGACGAACGATTTTGGCAGCGATGATTAACTTAGCCAATCTCGGTATTGTTGATTATACAAATGCAGAATTTGAATACTACACACCACGCTATTTTGACTTAACGGATATTCGTTATTTAATGCAACAAATCGAAAATAATGAGCAACGCAAAGCAAAGGTAAATATTAAAAAATTCATTCAAGTCTTATATTCAGAAATTATTAGCAAGGTAAACTAG
- the recR gene encoding recombination mediator RecR, producing MHYPEPISRLIDSFMKLPGIGPKTAARLAFHVLTMKEDTVTTFAKALVDAKRNLMYCSQCGHITDIDPCHICSDKQRDVSTICVVQDPKDVIAMEKMRDYHGLYHVLHGAISPMDGVGPEDINVASLLGRLHDERVQELILATNPTIEGEATAMYISRLVKPSGIRTTRIAHGLPVGGDLEYADEVTLSKALEGRREL from the coding sequence ATGCACTATCCAGAGCCAATATCAAGATTGATCGATAGCTTTATGAAATTACCGGGTATCGGGCCAAAAACGGCAGCTCGCTTAGCTTTCCACGTATTAACGATGAAGGAAGATACGGTGACAACATTCGCAAAAGCACTAGTTGATGCAAAGCGTAACTTAATGTACTGCTCACAATGTGGTCACATTACGGATATTGATCCATGTCATATTTGTTCAGACAAACAGCGTGATGTCTCAACAATTTGTGTAGTCCAAGATCCAAAAGATGTCATTGCAATGGAGAAAATGCGTGATTACCATGGTTTATATCATGTACTGCACGGTGCGATTTCACCAATGGACGGTGTAGGTCCTGAAGACATCAATGTTGCTTCATTACTAGGGCGCTTGCATGATGAGCGTGTCCAAGAATTGATTTTAGCAACAAACCCGACGATTGAAGGGGAAGCAACGGCTATGTATATATCACGTCTCGTGAAACCATCTGGCATTCGCACGACACGTATTGCACACGGTTTACCAGTGGGCGGGGACTTAGAATACGCAGACGAAGTAACGCTGTCAAAAGCATTAGAAGGCCGTCGCGAATTATAA
- a CDS encoding YbaB/EbfC family nucleoid-associated protein, with the protein MRGMGNMQGMMKKMQKMQKEMVEAQDALNAQQFEGTAGGGMVKVVMNGQRQMLEINLDESVVDPEDIEMLQDLVVIATNEALKKVEETTNATMGKFTQGMNLPF; encoded by the coding sequence ATGCGTGGTATGGGTAATATGCAAGGCATGATGAAAAAAATGCAAAAAATGCAAAAAGAGATGGTTGAAGCACAAGATGCTTTAAACGCTCAACAATTTGAAGGTACTGCTGGTGGCGGTATGGTGAAAGTTGTTATGAATGGCCAACGTCAAATGTTAGAAATCAACTTAGATGAATCTGTAGTAGATCCAGAAGATATCGAAATGTTACAAGACTTAGTCGTAATCGCAACAAACGAAGCGCTTAAAAAAGTTGAAGAAACAACAAATGCAACGATGGGCAAATTCACACAAGGAATGAACCTTCCTTTCTAA